From the Cryptomeria japonica chromosome 2, Sugi_1.0, whole genome shotgun sequence genome, one window contains:
- the LOC131073811 gene encoding pentatricopeptide repeat-containing protein At3g22470, mitochondrial isoform X2, whose protein sequence is MIYDANMRPSNVTFKHLMSAHFRLGKYEDVMRLFREMLEKCYGADPPTYAETIEGFVKGGAMDQATELYMEMRKRGSIFSEPVFGNLIRGYIAAGRVQEALDVFEFVPEKVERTAMSTNAVIEGYCNADRINDALDFFEMLVEKNLSRDALSVAYLMDWYIEHGNLQEAEKLFRSMGEKGCSPAAVAYNTLFDAYFKQGMNVEIEKLLQEMLDQRCEPDSVTYDTLIDGFVKVGNLDESLKVFGRMKEAGLKPGIAIYNKLFGHLCNEGKLDEASSLFQGMVDGGQNPDVETYDILTEKYSREGRDEEIKSYFQNLLEKIKLSEELVARIRLQGQNASGEEKSKTETQAPYTCTEDNKNFEVAV, encoded by the exons ATGATCTATGACGCCAATATGCGACCCAGTAACGTGACCTTTAAGCACTTGATGAGTGCGCATTTTAGACTCGGGAAATACGAGGATGTTATGAGGCTTTTCAGGGAAATGCTGGAAAAGTGCTATGGGGCTGATCCACCGACATATGCGGAAACGATTGAGGGTTTTGTGAAGGGCGGGGCAATGGACCAGGCCACGGAGCTGTATATGGAAATGAGGAAGAGAGGTTCCATTTTTAGCGAGCCGGTTTTTGGTAATTTAATTAGAGGTTATATTGCTGCTGGGAGAGTTCAGGAGGCCCTCGATGTTTTTGAGTTTGTACCCGAGAAGGTTGAACGGACTGCAATGTCGACTAATGCTGTGATCGAAGGATACTGCAACGCTGATAGGATTAACGATGCTCTCGATTTTTTTGAGatgcttgtggagaagaatttgAGCCGTGATGCACTGTCGGTTGCTTATTTGATGGACTGGTACATTGAGCACGGAAATTTGCAGGAGGCTGAGAAGCTTTTCAG GTCAATGGGCGAGAAGGGATGTTCTCCAGCTGCTGTGGCATACAATACTCTTTTCGACGCATATTTCAAGCAAGGTATGAATGTGGAGATAGAGAAACTATTGCAGGAGATGTTAGATCAGCGATGTGAGCCAGATTCAGTAACTTATGATACGCTGATAGATGGATTTGTCAAAGTTGGCAACCTGGATGAATCCTTAAAAGTTTTCGGAAGAATGAAAGAAGCTGGTTTGAAGCCAGGAATAGCTATTTATAACAAATTGTTCGGTCACTTGTGCAATGAAGGGAAGCTTGATGAAGCTAGTAGTCTTTTTCAGGGGATGGTGGATGGAGGGCAGAACCCTGATGTCGAAACATATGATATATTAACAGAGAAATATAGCAGAGAAGGgagagatgaagagataaaaaGTTATTTTCAGAACCTTTTGGAGAAGATCAAACTAAGTGAAGAACTTGTGGCTCGTATCAGACTGCAGGGACAGAATGCATCTGGTGAAGAAAAGTCTAAGACAGAAACACAGGCACCTTATACGTGTACTGAAGACAATAAAAACTTCGAAGTTGCTGTGTGA
- the LOC131073811 gene encoding pentatricopeptide repeat-containing protein At3g49240, mitochondrial isoform X1 yields the protein MGIYKRLTTVLVNHASSSSSLSSPIRVREPWTIFRRGMREVYMSQAALDAAAERRARKRALRVDPPMSALQRNRYGPPKPHDPNMPEPINVLVGDRLSLHNRLQSLSRSGKLDEALVAARQAQYSRIRPTIFTYNSLLGHCHRAGRYENVFNLFAFMRQAGVIPNVVTYNIVLGSYVELLDMEKCFAMLQMIYDANMRPSNVTFKHLMSAHFRLGKYEDVMRLFREMLEKCYGADPPTYAETIEGFVKGGAMDQATELYMEMRKRGSIFSEPVFGNLIRGYIAAGRVQEALDVFEFVPEKVERTAMSTNAVIEGYCNADRINDALDFFEMLVEKNLSRDALSVAYLMDWYIEHGNLQEAEKLFRSMGEKGCSPAAVAYNTLFDAYFKQGMNVEIEKLLQEMLDQRCEPDSVTYDTLIDGFVKVGNLDESLKVFGRMKEAGLKPGIAIYNKLFGHLCNEGKLDEASSLFQGMVDGGQNPDVETYDILTEKYSREGRDEEIKSYFQNLLEKIKLSEELVARIRLQGQNASGEEKSKTETQAPYTCTEDNKNFEVAV from the exons ATGGGGATTTACAAACGGTTAACTACAGTATTGGTTAACCATGCCTCCTCTTCGTCATCTCTGTCGTCCCCCATTAGGGTTCGAGAGCCGTGGACGATATTCAGGCGGGGCATGCGCGAGGTGTACATGTCGCAGGCGGCACTGGACGCGGCAGCGGAGCGGCGCGCCAGAAAGCGCGCGCTCCGCGTAGACCCTCCTATGAGCGCTCTGCAGCGCAACCGCTATGGTCCCCCTAAACCACACGACCCCAACATGCCCGAGCCCATCAACGTCCTCGTGGGGGACCGCCTCAGCCTCCACAATCGTCTACAATCGCTCAGCCGCTCCGGAAAACTTGACGAAGCCCTGGTCGCTGCTCGTCAGGCGCAGTACTCTCGTATCCGCCCCACAATTTTCACATACAACTCTCTCCTCGGCCATTGTCATCGCGCCGGAAGGTACGAGAATGTCTTCAATCTCTTCGCTTTCATGCGCCAAGCCGGGGTCATACCCAACGTGGTTACCTATAACATAGTACTCGGCAGCTACGTTGAGTTGCTTGACATGGAAAAGTGTTTTGCTATGTTGCAGATGATCTATGACGCCAATATGCGACCCAGTAACGTGACCTTTAAGCACTTGATGAGTGCGCATTTTAGACTCGGGAAATACGAGGATGTTATGAGGCTTTTCAGGGAAATGCTGGAAAAGTGCTATGGGGCTGATCCACCGACATATGCGGAAACGATTGAGGGTTTTGTGAAGGGCGGGGCAATGGACCAGGCCACGGAGCTGTATATGGAAATGAGGAAGAGAGGTTCCATTTTTAGCGAGCCGGTTTTTGGTAATTTAATTAGAGGTTATATTGCTGCTGGGAGAGTTCAGGAGGCCCTCGATGTTTTTGAGTTTGTACCCGAGAAGGTTGAACGGACTGCAATGTCGACTAATGCTGTGATCGAAGGATACTGCAACGCTGATAGGATTAACGATGCTCTCGATTTTTTTGAGatgcttgtggagaagaatttgAGCCGTGATGCACTGTCGGTTGCTTATTTGATGGACTGGTACATTGAGCACGGAAATTTGCAGGAGGCTGAGAAGCTTTTCAG GTCAATGGGCGAGAAGGGATGTTCTCCAGCTGCTGTGGCATACAATACTCTTTTCGACGCATATTTCAAGCAAGGTATGAATGTGGAGATAGAGAAACTATTGCAGGAGATGTTAGATCAGCGATGTGAGCCAGATTCAGTAACTTATGATACGCTGATAGATGGATTTGTCAAAGTTGGCAACCTGGATGAATCCTTAAAAGTTTTCGGAAGAATGAAAGAAGCTGGTTTGAAGCCAGGAATAGCTATTTATAACAAATTGTTCGGTCACTTGTGCAATGAAGGGAAGCTTGATGAAGCTAGTAGTCTTTTTCAGGGGATGGTGGATGGAGGGCAGAACCCTGATGTCGAAACATATGATATATTAACAGAGAAATATAGCAGAGAAGGgagagatgaagagataaaaaGTTATTTTCAGAACCTTTTGGAGAAGATCAAACTAAGTGAAGAACTTGTGGCTCGTATCAGACTGCAGGGACAGAATGCATCTGGTGAAGAAAAGTCTAAGACAGAAACACAGGCACCTTATACGTGTACTGAAGACAATAAAAACTTCGAAGTTGCTGTGTGA